The DNA window TTTATTTtaaaatgcttcttttttttttaattgcatttcCTTTTAGTTCCCTAAGGGGGTTTGAtcactcatacaatatactgcaatagttctgtactgcagtatattgtatctgtactgtactttaGAATACAATGGGtaaggaaagtattcagacccatttaaattctttttaaattttttcactctttgtttcattgcagccatttgctaaaagcaaaaaaagttcattttatttctcactaatgtacactcagcacctcatcttgacagaaaaaaaactgaaatgtggatatttttgaaaatgtattaaaaaagaaaaaactgaaatatatggtcataagtattcagaccctttgctgtgataCTCATagttaactcacatgctgtccatttccttctgatcctccttgagatggttctactccttcattggagtccagtttaattaaactgattggacttgattaggagaGGCAtacacctgtctatatacagtaaggcctcacagtgcatgtcagagcaaatgagaatcatgaggtcaaagaactgcccaaggagctcagagacagaattgtggcaaggcacagatctggccaaggttacaaaagaatttctatAGCACTCAatgttcctaagagcacagtggcctccataatccttaaatggaagaaattTGGcatgaccagaactcttcctagacctggccgcccagccaaactgagcaatcatgggagtagagccttggtgagagaggtaaagaagaacccaaagatcattgtggctgagctccagagatgcagtagggagatgggagaaagttccacaaagttatgtatcactgcagccctccacctGTCTGGGCGTTATGGCAGAGTGGcccgaaggaagcctctcctcagtgcataTGAAAGCCCGCGCagactttgccaaaaaaaaaaaacacatgaaaaactcccagactatgagaaataagattctctggtctgatgagatgaaGATTGAACTTCTTGGCGTTAATTCTAAATGGACTGGTTGCaactgaaggaaagatgaatgcggccaagtacagagatatcctggaagaaaacctcttccagagtgcagtggacctcagactgggccaaaggttcaccttccaacaagacaatggccactaagattttttttttgcaaagttttggatgttaagggattaaaatgtaattaaaactaTACAAGTTTGGTATCCCCATAATCgtcctgaaacatagaatacacgggacaagtcattttggctccacagtgaacgccgtaaaaactaggcaaacacaaatgcactttttctccaattccaccacattcagaatttttttccagcttcccaagacattgtacagaataataaatggtacaagAAACTGTACTTCATTTGATAGTCTGAGACATACATGCAGCTATTACCTGTTACCGTAATACTTCCAGTAGAGAATATCTGCAGTGTTGTTCTTAGAGACTTTATCCTATAGCAAACGGCAGGGTGAAGTTCAGGTTCATAACTGTACAAACGCAATAACATTTTAtcagttaaaaaatatatatctgggaAACTCtatagaaaacaacaaaaaaataaaaggactCACCTGGCATGGGGTCTGTTATTTTTAGTAAATTCCGGTAGTCTTATTTCAAATGGCATAGTGCACACTGCCAACACATTGACAACTTTAAACTCGGTAAATTTTACCTGTTAAAATACAAATCAAACAAACATTAAGGAGAGATACACAGCAAATAAGAAACGTATTCACTACAAAAAATTATTACATTATTGCATTTCCCAAGTATTTGTAGAAATAGTTAACTTGGATTCCGGGActttaagggcccgtgcacacggagttatagcataatacacgtatatagaatacacgtgtaaaaataacattcccattgacttcaaggaaattttttacacgtgtcaaAATACGTGCCAAAAAAACGCAAtcttttgacgcgttttttacatgagtaaaaaaaaaaaattcattgaagtcaatgggagtgttatttttccacgtgcattctatacacgtgtattatgctaaaatgcgctcacgTTAACTCCGCATGCACGGGCCCTAATAGTGATAACCTCCCTGTCCCTCTCACCAACAAGTACAGTGGCCTCTTTGTTTACCAGACACATCGACATACATGGCGTAGCCTCTGCTTAAATGGGGATGGGCTGCAGAAAGCACATGTAACTTACAGAAATGAAGTCTTATTCCTGAAGCAAACAGCGGACACTGACAGCCTTGTAttcaaatataataatatagcagATAGAGGAGGTGTAATCTTTAAAgagggcagaagggcgtccctggctaagtgtcagaaacgcccttctgactgcaaAGCGCTACAGTACTAGGACCGATAgccctttacccggggcacagatcgggaaagccgacagtgcgctgaattcagcgcactgtcagctttccagcagtatataaaactgcctgtgcccaatctgatgaaagttcctctttaaataagaaaaaaaaagttctaaggctgaagccccacattactAAAACATACTGGGGACCGGAAAAACGGAGATCCCATCTGCTAAAGAGcctggcacaagtgtgaacctagccttagccatTGTTGGATATTTTTAGCTTAGTGTTTCAGGTTATAAACCTGTTCAAAGACCAAAACCCGCGACTGAGGCCAAGATTTTCTCATTTTGCTCCAGAATTTTGTCCACGTATGTATTTATCCTATTCAGGCTCATGTGGTGTCTATAGTACATAcctgttagggggtgttcacactaccatcggtgtccgacaggtagtgtccgctcaaaatctgtcacggacattaggagcggacactagctctgtccgtgacacctgtcattcaactTAAATGgtcatcgggtgcattcttttgcactccatgcctgtccttccctgtccgcaagtgaagatatccgacttctcaagcggacagaaaaacccgacatgcagggttcttctgtccgcttgagaagttggacatctaCACTTgcggacaggcacggagtgcaaaagaacgcacccgatgcccatttaagtgaatgacaggtgtcacggacacagcaagtgtccgctcctaatgtccgtgacagattttgagcggacactaggagcggacactacctgtcggaaaccgacggtagtgtgaacgctcccttacaatgTTTTACAGTTCCACATTGTAAACATAAGGAAGTTGCTTTTATAAGACTTTTCCTCATACAACATGGAAACTATATACAAGACTACCCTTTATTTGTTCAAGCtatatatgaatatttttttaaacaagaAACATAAATTTGCTAAGACAAACCAAAAATCCAAGCTTCTGCAAACAACGAGCCAATCTTCTAGCACCAAACTTGGCTTCTTCTTCACTGAAACACAAAAACACAATGCATCATATTTTTACTGACGTATAAGCAATGAAACTCCTTGTTGAGACTTTATAGTGTTAAACGGTTTATAGCAGCGGTGGGTTCATTTGTTTGAGTTATGTGGTATAACTACATGACTGCACACAGTACATGTAGTCCTATCCATGTATTAATGCCTGGGAATCAGTAAATGAAAGAGTCAGACATCATCTGTTCTTCACAATGTTCCAGCAGAGGCTAATAAGCAAGGTATAGTCACTGTTTCCATGTTCTAGGACTTCTCCAGACCCAGTATTCAGCACTTTAATGCTTGTAAATACTGAAATATGCTAGGTTTTCATAGAGGTTTATACAAATTTACTTcgtattttgttacttttttgtgTCATTTTCAGGGTGGGttcaagttaaagaggacctttcatcagattgggcagaggcataggcgctgctgtggagaaggacgttcctggctgactgtcagaaacgcccttctgactgtaaagcgctacagtaccgggaccgatagcgctttacccggggcacagattgagaaagccgacagtgcactgaattcagcacactgtcggctttccagcagtatatggaactgcctgtgccccaaaccatgaaaggtcctctttaaaaacattGATTATAGGTAATtgttattggtgggggtccatATTTGCCACCCCCACACATCACATACGCAGAGACTTGAGCAGGAATAAGACTCTTCATTTGCAGTGTAGTGGCCAGACTAAGTTACTGCAGATAAGATCACTGTAAATTGTGTATCAGTTgctaaaaacagctgatctgtggaggtgccGATTTCTTTGacctactgcatttttttttttacggtgtacaaatttaaaaaaaaaaacaaacaaaaaaaaccccaaaacactggCTGGAACTGATAAAACTGTATTTATAAAATTACAGTCGTTGCCTCTTCCTTTTTTCATGTTTGAATGCATCAAAGAAAATCTAGATGGGGGAATAAGAAATTTTACCTGGTCGCTCCTGTACAAATGATTTTTCCTGATGACCAGATTGTAGCTGTTATTCTGGGTTTTCTGAGTTTCATCAGCACCTTCTACAATGTAATACAAAATGGAAACCATTAAATCAAAATCAATGTACAATGGCTAACAGTAAGTATACAGAGTTTTGTGTAGGTAGATTTTTTGGATGGAATCGGCTTCAAAATACGCCACCTAACTCatccattcactttaataaaTGTCAGGCAGAattccattgaaaataatggaaggcagaaaaaaaaaaatactagtttttttttttaaagctgtttttgcctgaaaaatctacctgcaaaaaatctctgtgtgaacttatccttggtGTCCCATAATTCCATTTGCCCATCCAATCCGACATTTTGTACAGTAAAAAGGAAGCTCTTTCAGTATACTTACTCCAACTTCGCGCTTGTATATGACATTTGCCCCTTCTAATGCAATCTTCCGCAGGTTTAAATGGCACCTTGTTCGGAACACGCAGACGACATTGGTAATTAAGATATCTAATGCCACATCACTCTCTGCATCCATTGAGGTGGCTTACTTGCAGCTTGCCCCCACCATGAGAATACGTCCTGGGGAGGAAAGGAGATGTAGAAAATGAACTTAAGAATTTGAATCTATTCAGATAACCAATTGTTTGACATATATCTAAACTGTTGCAAAAAAAACCGTAAACTGCTGTTATGTCACTCTGAAAACATTACTCTCAGCAACCTTATTTGCAGTTTCTAGGGGGCATGTCTTcagtgtgtgatgtcagccaGTACTGGATGCAATATTCCGATTTGCCCAGAATTGCCATTATGCACCTACAAATGCAAACAGTCACCGAAAATCTCAGATTCTTGAGCAGCCTAGCTATCTCTAGCATCAGACATCTAGGACTCgcaatacttgtatatattagatTCACAAATAATGTTCACAATCACAAGTAGTGGTAATGTAGCATTCTGAGATACACATGCCAATATACACTAATAAGCAGACAATATGTGAgactaagcctacattcacatgactgtgaaaTACCTTCATTTTTCATTGCCGTTTTGCACCCAAAGTGTGGCTTTCTTCACATACCCCTCATACATTTCAGTATATGTAGAGATCCATGAAAACTGACAAAActagagcatgacctatattttgaccagACCGTCAAAACATTGGTCTCGTGAATAGTCCTCATTCACAGTGAAATTAAAGTGGTCGCATGACAGCTGCAAATGGAGCCTCAGTTCGATGCTATGGTCACTGTCACTGTAAATGCCAATCATCAAAAAATGCTTGATTTTTTTGGTCGGCTTAGATTTGCATCCATAGTGACCTCCTCTTTAGTTGCACAATTTCCATCATGGCCAAAAGCCCTGTGTAGCTGTATAGCCtaatgcagtggttcttaaccttgtttgaagtACCgatcccaccagtttcatatgcacatttgcCGAACCCtactttagtgataaatcaaatatgattttttttccaaattcaagacataggtatatgttttttttaaaattggtatacaaaatgaaccgtgcatagggcctagagtttgatcgaaccccggttaagaaccactggcctaATGCATGACTACGTAGGACTTTTGGCCAAGATGGGAGTTGCATGGCCCAAGATCGCCCTGTGACACCTAAACTAAATCTTCAATGTCAAGAAATGCTCCCtattttggcagctgttaagTTTTGCATGCACAGTGATCTGTAGCTGCACGACGCCCATAATAGCCAAGAGTGCCATGTCGCTCCAGTCACAAGTTGAAGGTTGATGATGGGAGTTGTGCAACTAAAGATAACCCTTCAATATCTGAACACAGGTCACCATGAATGCACGGGAGTCACACGTACAATTCACAACATTGCCTTGCATATTTAGCACCACAGGACCACAAATACCACAAGGAGGCAAATTTGGGAGAGGCAATAATTTACAAACTTTATTTACTCCAAAAATGCTacaagaaaatgaaaaatagTCTATAGTAAACTTTAATCCCTTAACAACCTAGGACGTACTATGCGGGTGTATGGAGAGGATCAGAAGATGAGCTTTCTCCATATACAGtggatgccagctgtataatacagccagcacccgccACCAACAGATGCGACCGCTGCAGACACCAACTGCAGCAGTAAACATTCTAGATGCTGCGGTTAAATGTAACCGCGGCATCTAAAGTTCACAGGCGTCACCATCTTTGTTTTATCTTTACCCTCCAGAACATCAGGGCAGTTTTGCCTTGACACCTGGTAGCCTATTTAAAAACAGACAATGACTCAGTTTTTAAGGAGTTAAATTTTCTGTGGAATCTTTAAGAACCATAGAATAGAGAAGACGCACGTCAGAGCACGCGGCTTAGTGTGCAGTTCAAGGAAATACCCCACGTATTCTGACCTTGGAAAAAGAATCATGTGAATAAATTGAACTGTGCATGTCCAATGGTTGGATGATTAAATCACggttaattgaacattttaccttgattattGATTAATTATTCACATATCAACTACCCTGCTTAGATAGTATATAGTTAGTGACATATCCCTTAGCCAACATAGTGTAAGACTAGATGGGATGGATGTAAAATAATTGATATAATCAATGTGAGCAAGTTCATATCGATTCATTGCGCTGTCTTTCGATTTCAGTAATTGCAATTAAACCATTAGTAACAAACATATAGATGTTGGTCACTAGGGGGGCCTTATTTTGATGCAATAGACTTTCTACGTCCACTACATTTAGTTTAGAAGAACAGACActtaatggatcccattatatttAATGGGGTCTAGTTGTTTGTACGTGTCTGCTGTGTGGTTCTCCAATCGCTTGTTCTGGTCTTCCAATACAACAGATAGGCCGaccctagctttttttttttttagaatttgttCTAATAAAATGGCCCAAAGGAGTTACAGTGTGGCGGTGCTCCATCAACTCTGGCAGAGACACTGCAACAGAATATAGTCAGTCATCATAGCCCTATGGTAGAAGAACTTGTAGAATCAAGTGCAGGCCCTAGCATGGCAGGCCCCAGGCCTAGAATTGCAATTTGAGATCCCATAATTTCTTCAGGTTTTAGCAATACCAGATATAAACCTGGCTGTTACAAATTTTACCCCATTTCAACTTTTTAATTTATTACTGAATGATAAAGTCCAGCAAACTATGGACTAGAGAATTTATTATAGGAAAGCCCTGTTTCATGTATTCAAGGGCATTGACCCACTCATTCCACAAATGTCTCAGACTGTGGTGAAAGAAGCCCcacttatgtactgtatatattgttacTGAATCATAttgttcatgtatatatcattagtgGCTATAGCATGTATGCATgtgtcatcagtatattacattggtacagtgtgtgtgtgtgtgggggggggggggggggggtttagtcaGGCAACAATTgcgcaagttctcccacttaaaaagatgagagaggcctgtaattgacatcatagatgGACCTCAACAATGAGAGACAAAATGGCGGTGTGCTTGGGATCACTATCATGCTGAAAGATCCAGCCACGttccatcttcaatgcccttgctgatggaaggaggtttgcactcaaaatctcacaatatatggccccattcattctttcatgtacccggatcagtcgtcctggtctcttatcagagaaacagccccaaagcatgatgttgccaCCCCCATACTGCACAGTAGGTAAGAGgttctttggatgcaactcagaattgtgtttctaccaaactttGGATTCATCTGACCATATGGCAttttcccaatactcttctggctaatgctctctagcaaacttcaggtGGCCCCGGacaagttacaggtctgtgagagccagaaatcttattTGTTTTtaagtgaccaaatacttattttccaccattatttgcaaataaattatttccaaatcagaccatgtgatttgtctctcatagttgaggtctacctatgatgtcaattacaggccgacctcatctatttaagtgggagaacttgcacaattggtggttgTGTGTTATAAGTAAAGTCTGGAACAGGTTGGGTGGGGAGGATGGGTGTTAGGGATGAGACTGTTCCCCTCCCCTGTGATCACAGGACCAGATGCCCTGCTACTTTTATTACTGAGGACAAGCCAGGGTTGGTTGCTTTACAACTAGCTGTCCCTATCAAAATCAGCCACAAGAGAGGGGGATTGGGGGGAGTGGTGACCAGATGATAACCTCAGACCTTTGTGGCACTCAGATTTGCCAGATGGAGGTGAAACCATTAATTTCCCAGCTTTCCAAGATGGCAGTGGCTCAGCATAAGCCAGTAGTTTCACATTACAAAATACTGGGAATGTCTTGGAACTTTATCACACAGTGGAAGCCAgcaaacaagctgtttgtcccaaacCATTTGAGAGATCCTCCAACGAAACATAAGGTTTTCTGTGTTTTCTTCATAttattttaaaaactgtttttcTTATCaacatattaatatattatttatgaacgggcctaaacaggagcgtctcGAGACGCGGACGGAACAGCTGACAAAGCCGTGGAATCTGcgccaagatagggcatgtcgcttcttttttccgctactagctaacgGAAAAAAAgagcaagtggctcccattgatgtcaatgggagccatttttgcaggcgtattttgaggccgattccgcatcaaaatccacctgtaaaaaaactctgtgtgaacatacccacatGCATATGTGAGTAGGATTTCTGCTGAGCCAAAAGTCAGTAGGGAGGGCAGCATGTATCTGGACTGCGTAGACTGTGTTGGGGTGCGATTTGCATTCAATTGGCAGCCTCAGTGAAAAATTGAGTAAGTAGAGTCAATTGACCCCTAACAGCCGTACCAACATCACTTGCTAGGATGGTCTGAACGAGACACAGACATTTTtgagactaagggtgcatgcagactacgtaacgccgggcgtgtatgagagccgtacacgccggcattacggcagactgccgaacacttcccattcacttcaatgggagcgctcgtaacagcggcgtttatgagcgctcccattgaagtgaatgggaagtgttcggcagccctgctgtaacgccggcgtgtacggctctcatacacgcccggcgttacgtagtgtgcatgcacccttactttaTTAATGGGAGTGGTTAACTAGTTCCTTCCTCATGATATACTATTGCTTAAAAcatgaaatgaatgaaaataCAACAATGGAGAGAGAAATAAAAGGGGTTTTTAATCACATTTCCTTCAAATATTAGAGCTATCAATATCTAAAtatctatggaagagtactgtgaacagagggaggaggcgttcctccccactcacactgtaaagcgctattggcgctgcttgtacagaagaacgttcctgacagactgtcagaaacacctttctgactgtgaagagctacgggaccgctagctcttcacctggggcacagaccgggaaagccgacagtgcgctgaattcagcgcactgttggttttccagcagtatatagaactgcctgtgccacaaaccatgaaaggtcctctataatatCTCCCCACGGtgagaagggtgggccttacatcttagtgtcatcgctgggctgtgaggaagctctcctcctgactgtactctaacatagcttTGTACTGCCAGAGGGGACATTCCTCGCAACTCAGCATCTTTGAAGGATGATAataaacaccccctctgacaatacaaagctcTGACAGATTAAATGTAGGGGAGGGGTGTTTCACAACCCAGCAATGATTCTAGGCTCAAAGGCCTAGTTCGCTTGGTATTCCGCTTGaggatgccccccccccaccccgaacggaataacaaacgcattgagaagcggtgagcagtgaaagcacacagaccccttagactataatgggatcccatgtgttttccgtgcagtatctgcacgagtcatgcctagaggaaagtagttcatgaaatacttttctctccgcatgttctgtgcagacaccacgcagaaaccacacagaccccattatagtctgcagggtccatatgctttcataagctcacctcttatcaatgcgtttggtattccattggggggggtccccaagcagactccccaaatggaataccaaatgcaaatgtaaaccaggcctaaggTTCATACTTCTGACAGCGGGGagctatctccagcactggggcacatatttggaaagccaacagtgcgctgaattcacacatagggctttatttttatgttgtctttttatgtttttgaattttttttttctatctgagAAAATCTAAACATAAAAATGttagaaaatagtttttcctcttcgttgcagtaaaaaaaaaaaaaagtatcatggaGGGTGGGGCTAGAACTTATAATATGGCCAtgttattggtgtattatttatttttaaaattattttaactttaattttttttttttttacttttgtattaaatttttttttttttttttttttggcgttgGGAGCTGATTTCGCCTGTAACTGGGGAAAAgtaattgagcgctgtatacacagtaatcAGGTAAACAGAGACAGTAATAAACCTTCGCTGCCTTCTCTAGGAGAGCTCCAGTTGTAGTTACAGCTGGATCCCTGTACCTTTAGCTGCTGGAAACTGCAAGGACGTAAATACTCTGTTGAAGTGGTTAAACAGGATTTTCCCATCTCATAAAGAGGTAGCATATTACTATGATATGCCGTATCCTTCTGATTGGTATGTGGTGGATCCAATGCAGAGCATAAAAAGTGAAATGGACCGTGCTGCAGTTCCTTCACCTAGAGTCTTGAAGCACTGTCGCACAGAGGAAGCATCTAGCACTGTGGTTCCGTTATTGTCAAGATAGAAGAATAAGACTCCTAGCAacatgccatcactttatgagaCCGGAAACCTCTTTATGTTTTTGTTAATACTTTATCAATATTAAAAACATAACTACAACATCAAACCAACAAAGCATAGCCCCTCACCAATACCCACCCctccagaaatttttttttaacactgtctGCCGTTTTCAGACCATTTTATTTTGATTAGGTTGCAAGAATACCCTAACCTTACAAGTAAGGCTACATACACACGAGGTGCAAAACAGCAGTGAAGAACGTCCATTTTTCACAATCATCCTGCACCCAAGGGACATCAGCTTTCAAGGATCcaccatacatttgagtgtacgGAGAGATCAGTAAAAACGAACAAAAAccggacatgacctatattttgactgcCTGtgacaatggactgtcaaaaaattgttcatgtgaatagcccccattcacagaccGTGAAATTAATGTGATCATCACATGGCTGATATTCATTGATCTATCTGAGAAACCCAGGCTGTATTTTCCGAATAAACCACAGCTATaaaaaacagtcatgtgaataactcTGATTCACAGACACTAATTCTAATACTGTCGtccgattaaaaaataaaaacgccatgtgaatatagcttaagTTATACTTACATTGCAATCTACAATAGCAAAGACACATGGGACTCAACAGAGTTGTAATTCTTTGGGGACTGTCTTGTAGCAGTCACATTGCGCTAAAATGCTATCACACTGACAATCATTAGATGCCATGTCACAACGCAACATTGTGATCTTCCCATAACAGGGGCAAAGTTGCCATGTAGTCCAAGTCATCATTTATTCATCTGTCTAACAACAAAGCTCCTCTGGTCTGTAAGATGTCTACCAGATCCTTTGCAACGACCTTCTAAACCATCAGCAGCTTTCAGGCCATACTTTACAGggattgtttgctctccattctTTCTGGATGAACGTCATGAGACACTTTGATGAGACTACACACAGCTGGATATGAAAAGCATAAGGAGCGTCTAAATCAGATCTGCACAACCTGCAATGCCCTTCTGTGTGGCCAGCAAGATAGAAGAGCAATCTGGACATAGGTCTGGCAATCCAGAAAGGCGCccgatataccataaatgtctcaCATAAGCAATGCCCTCTGAGGCTAAGGTCACATACTGAGGTCACAGCGTGGAATAGTCAGTGGTTAACCCAGTGTGAAATACAAGCAtaagtgtagtggatgggattaaaGGAGATCCCATTCATAAAATAAACACCTACAGCACAGACAGTCTTGTTCTGCAGGTTTTCAACACAAAGCATGTCAGTCAATGGTGCATGCATGGCCAGATTTCAGACTTAATGAGGTTGTCCAGACATTATTTTTAATGCCTAGAcaaccaggggaggtgaaaaaagtaaataaataaatcactcaACTGCCCCTGGTGTCCTCCAGTTGTCCTGCTGCGGTGGCTTCTCACTGGTCTCTTCCTGAgctccgctgaggccaatcagcaggtaACATGAAGATACCCGTGATGTAACAGGCCCTTTTGCTGAGTGGCCtaggggtaagttcacagggggctattttggatcggaacatgaggcctcaggttccgatccaaaaactgggtagccgcgagTTAATGGCGATGCACTGCAcaagcatccagccacgcactacgctccagattaggcccaatgaatgggcctagtccggaggagggagtgtcttcagtctgaatcgcgaggcaactcggcctgaagaatgagcatctcgcttctttttccgggagctggaaaaaaCGGTTcccgaaaaaaagacctgagcggctcccaatgatttcaatgggagccgtctttttggtcaaggttttgaggcctcaaaaccctgaccaaaaaaactcagtgtgaacttaccctaagcggTCACAAATGGCTGGGACTTCTGCCACACCCCAAGAAGATTGGACCGCGCTTGGAGGCACCAGATCACCATGGAAAGGTGAGCTTGGGATTTTCAATTTAAAACTTATGAAGGTTGtccttttttgcctggacaacccttttaatgcaa is part of the Leptodactylus fuscus isolate aLepFus1 chromosome 3, aLepFus1.hap2, whole genome shotgun sequence genome and encodes:
- the TBPL1 gene encoding TATA box-binding protein-like 1, whose amino-acid sequence is MDAESDVALDILITNVVCVFRTRCHLNLRKIALEGANVIYKREVGKVLMKLRKPRITATIWSSGKIICTGATSEEEAKFGARRLARCLQKLGFLVKFTEFKVVNVLAVCTMPFEIRLPEFTKNNRPHASYEPELHPAVCYRIKSLRTTLQIFSTGSITVTGPDVKSVATAVEQIYPCVFESRKEIL